The following are encoded together in the Conger conger chromosome 11, fConCon1.1, whole genome shotgun sequence genome:
- the psat1 gene encoding phosphoserine aminotransferase, with product MDKKQTRYFGAGPGKLPQTVLLEAQKELLDYNGTGISVLEMSHRTSDFSKILNTAENLLRELLDIPENYKVMFLQGGGTGQFSAVALNLIGLKESRCADYLVTGAWSAKAASEAEKYGTVNIIHPKLERYTTVPDPDSWTLNPAASYVYYCANETIHGVEFNFVPDTKGVVLVCDMSSNILSRPVDVSKFGLIFAGAQKNIGCAGVTAVIVREDLLGKALKECPIVLDYKVQAGNNSLYNTPPCFSIYITGLVLEWVKNCGGAAAMEKLNKEKSGLIYDIVNGSNGFYVCPVESSCRSRMNVPFRIGKKDGDDALEKKFLDGASKLGMISLKGHRSVGGIRASLYNAVTLDDTRALADYMTEFLKEHL from the exons ATGGACAAGAAGCAAACTCGCTACTTCGGCGCAGGACCAGGAAAACTTCCACAGACG GTCCTTTTGGAAGCTCAGAAGGAACTCCTGGATTATAATGGCACTGGGATTAGTGTTCTGG AGATGAGTCATCGAACTTCAGATTTCAGCAAAATCCTGAACACGGCTGAGAACCTGTTGAGGGAGCTCCT TGACATCCCTGAGAACTACAAGGTGATGTTCCTGCAGGGGGGCGGGACCGGACAGTTCAGCGCCGTCGCCCTCAACCTGATTGGCCTGAAGGAGAGCCGGTGTGCGGACTACCTGGTCACAGGCGCCTGGTCCGCCAAGGCCGCCTCGGAGGCCGAGAAATACGGCACCGTGAACATCATCCACCCCAAACTGGAGCGCTACACCA CGGTCCCTGACCCTGACAGCTGGACCCTGAACCCTGCGGCCTCCTACGTGTACTACTGCGCCAACGAGACCATCCACGGCGTGGAGTTCAACTTCGTCCCCGACACCAAGGGCGTCGTGCTGGTCTGCGACATGTCCTCCAACATCCTGTCCCGGCCGGTGGACGTGTCAAAG TTCGGGCTGATCTTCGCGGGGGCGCAGAAGAACATCGGGTGTGCGGGGGTGACCGCGGTCATCGTGCGGGAGGACCTGCTGGGGAAGGCTCTGAAGGAGTGCCCCATCGTCCTCGACTACAAGGTGCAGGCCGGGAACAACTCCCTGTACAACACCCCGCCCTGCTTCAG CATCTACATCACGGGTCTGGTTCTGGAGTGGGTGAAGAACTGTGGCGGCGCGGCCGCCATGGAGAAACTCAACAAGGAGAAATCCGGCCTCATCTACGACATCGTCAACGGATCCAACGGATTCTACGT GTGCCCGGTGGAGTCCTCATGCCGTAGCCGGATGAACGTGCCGTTCCGCATCGGGAAGAAGGACGGGGACGACGCCCTGGAGAAGAAATTCCTGGATGGAGCTTCCAAACTCGGAATGATCTCGCTAAAAGGGCACAG gtcggTCGGGGGAATTCGGGCGTCTCTGTATAATGCTGTGACGCTGGACGACACTCGAGCCCTCGCAGACTACATGACGGAGTTCCTGAAGGAGCATCTGTAG